The following are from one region of the Gossypium hirsutum isolate 1008001.06 chromosome D03, Gossypium_hirsutum_v2.1, whole genome shotgun sequence genome:
- the LOC107949520 gene encoding uncharacterized protein, whose product MAPHPPLKQSSITPFPLLFPSTQFSSPNNMLHSHLSLADHIGRRLNDSCGYAMNHVQNTTQNYANYMSLNTLEGTEYDSGASTPPLWRNSPSRSPPHRPNIDYQCLSPSSKAEAIARGQRELMEMVSKMPEACYELSLRDLVEHQPLAVESKQESFAERRGLINGEKGNKKKKQKNPKPQIKRSGSLDNGGFLLKMVLPISLGTNKKKNKKKNDCDANQNCKLSPKPTVLDASGKSVDKEWWKKRSGSNESESGGSTINSGSTRSIRSSSTSSSSSCCRSISNSSRSHKRGGCLSFILARKAKSSR is encoded by the coding sequence ATGGCTCCACACCCACCTCTTAAACAATCTTCTATCACTCCCTTTCCTCTGCTTTTCCCTTCCAcccaattttcttccccaaacaATATGCTTCATTCTCATCTCAGTTTGGCCGATCACATTGGGAGGAGATTGAATGACAGTTGTGGTTATGCCATGAACCATGTGCAAAACACAACTCAAAATTATGCCAATTATATGAGTTTGAACACCTTGGAAGGGACGGAATATGACTCTGGAGCTTCCACTCCTCCTTTATGGAGAAATAGTCCTTCCAGGAGCCCTCCGCATCGACCCAACATCGATTATCAATGCCTATCCCCATCGTCCAAAGCTGAAGCTATTGCCAGAGGTCAAAGGGAGCTTATGGAAATGGTTAGTAAAATGCCTGAGGCTTGTTATGAACTCTCCTTGAGAGATCTTGTGGAGCATCAGCCCCTGGCTGTTGAATCCAAACAAGAGAGTTTTGCTGAAAGGAGAGGTCTGATCAACGGAGAGAAGGGgaacaagaagaagaagcaaaagaATCCGAAACCCCAAATTAAGAGAAGTGGAAGCTTAGATAATGGTGGGTTTCTTCTGAAAATGGTGCTTCCAATTTCCTTGGGGACTAACaaaaagaagaacaagaagaagaaTGATTGTGATGCGAATCAGAATTGCAAACTTTCTCCAAAGCCGACGGTTTTAGATGCATCTGGTAAGAGTGTAGATAAAGAGTGGTGGAAAAAGAGATCAGGGTCGAATGAGAGTGAGAGTGGTGGATCCACAATAAACAGTGGAAGTACCAGAAGCATCCGTAGTAGCAGCACCAGTAGCAGCAGCAGCTGCTGCAGGAGCATCAGCAATAGCAGCCGCAG